In Haloarcula rubripromontorii, the sequence GTACTGGCCGAAGGAATCGCGCTGAAAGCGCCGAAGATCCAGCGCTACACCCGGAACTTGGACGAGGTCGACTGGCCGTGGCTGCAGGACCTCATCGACGGAACCATCGGCAAAGACGAGGCAGACGAAGGCGAGGACTCGAAAGACGCAGACGGCGACGGCGCAGGCGACGGGGCGGACGACGACAGCAGGGACGAGGCTGACGAGCAGGCAGGACCGCCGCGCGTCGAACCCGCCGATAAATACCTCCGGGACCTCATCGCCGGCCGGCCGGTGTTCTCCCATCCATCGAAGGCAGGCGGGTTCCGCCTTCGCTACGGCCGGTCGCGCAACCACGGCTTCGCGACAGCCGGCGTCCACCCGGCGACGATGCATCTCGTCGACGATTTCCTCGCGACCGGGACCCAGATCAAGACCGAGCGGCCGGGGAAAGCCGCCGGCGTCGTGCCGGTCGACACCATCGAGGGACCGACCGTCCGCCTCGCTAACGGCGACGTGCGGCGCATCGACGACGCCGAGGAGGCGCTGGCAGTCCGCAACGGCGTCGAGAAGATACTGGACCTGGGCGAGTATCTGGTCAACTACGGCGAGTTCGTCGAGAACAACCATCCACTCGCACCGGCCTCCTACACCGTCGAGTGGTGGGAGCAGGACCTCGACGCCGCCGGCGCGGACGTGCAGGCGATGCAGGACTCGCCCCACATCGACCTCGCCGACCCGAGCGCCGAGGAAGCCATCGACTGGGCGACCGACTACGACGCCCCGCTGCACCCGAAATACACCTACCTCTGGCACGACGTGAGCGTCGATCAGGTGTGTGCGCTCGCCGACGCCGTCGCGGACGCACAGGTCGCACAGGCCGATGGTGCGTACGCCGACCCGGAGATGGACGGCACAGCGGGCGACGCGTACAGTGACGCCGGCGCGCTCGTCCTGCCACGGAGCGACACCGTCCAGCAGACGCTCGAACACCTGCTCGTCGAGCACACGCAAGACGAGGAGACGATTACGGTCACCGACTGGGTGCCGCTGGTTCGGACGCTTGGGTTCACTCGGACGCTGGAGCGGGACTGGACGCGGGACGACCTCTCCGAGCGCGCGCTGACCTACGGCGATAGCGAGTCGCTCGACGCAATCGGGGTTGCCGAAGACGCCGAGCGCGAAGACGGGCAGAACGCCATCGAGGCCATCAACGAAATCGCGCCGTTTCAGGTCCGTGAGCGAGCCCCGACCCGCATCGGCAACCGGATGGGTCGCCCCGAGAAATCCGAGCGGCGGGACCTCTCGCCGGCCGTCCACACGCTCAGCCCCATCGGCGAGGCCGGCGGGGCACAGCGGGACGTGGCCAAGGCGACGAAACACGCTGACGGGATGAGCGACACGCCCGGCCACGTCGAGGTGGAAATCGCCCGTCGGCGCTGTCCCGACTGCGGGACCGAAACCCACCAGGCGGGCTGTCCCGACTGCGGCGGCACCACCGAGCCGGTGTACGTCTGTCCCGATTGCGAAGCCGAGGTCGAGCGCGACGAGTCCGGCCGGGCGGAGTGTGCCCGGTGTGAGACGCTCGCCTCGCCGACCCAGTACAAAGTGCTCGACCTGCAGAAGGCGTATCGGGACGCCTTGCAGAACGTCGGCGAGCGCGAGACGGCCTTCGAGCAACTGAAAGCGGTCAAGGGACTCACCTCCGAGGAGAAGGTGCCGGAGCCGATCGAAAAGGGCATCCTCCGGGCGAAACACGACGTGTCGGCGTTCAAAGACGGCACGGTCCGCTACGACATGACGGACCTGCCGGTGACCGCAGTCCGGGCCTCGGAACTGGATGTCTCCGCCGAGCGACTCAGAGGACTGGGCTATACAGAGGACATCCACGGCGACCCGCTGACCCACGACGACCAGCTGGTCGAGCTAAAAGTGCAGGACATCGTTCTCTCGGACGGCGCAGCCGAGCATATGCTCCAGACCGCCCGGTTCGTCGACGACCTCCTAGAGCAGTACTACGGGCTGGAGCGGTTCTACGAGTTCGACGACCGCGAGGATCTCGTCGGCGAACTCGTCTTCGGGATGGCCCCTCACACCAGCGCGGCGACGGTCGGCCGCGTGGTCGGCTTCACCTCCGCCGCCGTCGGCTACGCACATCCGTACTTCCACGCCGCCAAGCGCCGGAACTGCTTCCACCCGGACACCCGGCTGTGGTACGAAGACGAGAATGACGACTGGAAATACGGGACCATCGCGGAACTGGTCGAGGAACGGCTGGACGACCCCGAAGAAGACGACTTCGGGACGCTTGTACAGGAGCTAGGCGGCGATCTTACCGTGTCATCGCTTGGCGAGAACGGCCCCTGTCGCCAGCCAGTCGACGCCGTCTCGAAACATCCCGCGCCGGACCACCTCGTCCGAATCGTCGTCGGTGACCGAACGCTCCGGGTCACGCCTGACCACACGATGCTCCGAGCCGGCTCTGACGGCCTCGAGGAGGTCCCGGCCAGCGACCTGACTGCCGGTGACGAACTCCCCGCCTACGACGGCGGCGAGACGACGACAATGACGGCACACGGGGAGGACTCGACAGCACCCACTGACGGCGCAGCCCCGACAGACACCGTCGAAACTGTCGAGTACGTCGAAAGCGATGTCGACCACGTCTACTGTCTCACGGTCGCCGACACACACCGGGTGGCCGTCGAAGGCACCTACGTCGGGCAGTGCGACGGCGACGAGGACTGCGTGATGCTCCTGATGGACGGCCTGCTGAACTTCTCGAAGTCGTACCTCCCGAACCAGCGCGGCGGCCAGATGGACGCCCCGCTGGTGATGTCCTCGCGTATCGACCCCAGCGAGATCGACGACGAGGCACACAACATGGACATCATGGACGCCTATCCCCGGGAGTTCTACGAAGCCACCCGCGAGATGAAAGACCCGACCGAGGTCGAGGACGTGATGAAAATCGCCGAGGAGACGCTGGGGACCGACCGCGAGTACACCGAGTTCCGCCACACCCACGACACGACCAACATCGCCGCCGGGCCGGACCTCTCGGCGTACAAGACGCTCGGCTCGATGGAGGACAAGATGGACGCCCAACTGGAGATTTCTCGGAAACTCAGAGCCGTTGTCGAGAGCGACGTGGCCGAGCGCATCATCGAGTACCACTTCCTGCCGGACCTCATCGGGAACCTCCGGGCCTTCTCCAGACAGGAGGTCCGGTGTCTCGACTGCGGGGAGTCGTTCCGCCGCGCACCCCTGACCGGCGACTGCCGGGAGTGTGGCGGCCGGGTCAACCTCACGGTCCACGAGGGGTCGGTCAACAAGTACATCGACACGGCCATCCGCGTCGCCGACGAGTTCGGGGCCCGCGACTACACGAAACAGCGGCTCAAGATTTTAGAGCGGAAAATCGAGTCGGTGTTCGAGAACGACCACAACAAACAGTCGGGCATCGCCGACTTCATGTGAGTCGTCCCGGGACCGCCCGCAGGACGCCTGACTGGCGGGGCGTGCCGGCGGGCCTTCCGTGTTCGGGACGGCATTTAAATTCGGACCGCGTTCTCACCTGCTTGCAATCAGGGCGAAATATATGCCGAATTCTGCTAGAGAGCGAGACAAGAGATGGACAGAGACGTGCTGGTCGTCGACGATGCAGTCGACCCCGGGGTGTACGAGGCGGGCCTCGACCCGGCGTACAGCTATTCGCTGGCCGAGACAGTGGACGGCATCGCGCCCTCGTTCGAGCGGGCGGACGTCGTCGTCTACGACCACGGACAGCCGGGGATGGGGGTCCGGGAGCTGAAAGAGACGGTCCGGGACGCCGGCGGGTCGTCCTACGTGGTCGTCGTGGCCGGGGCCGAGCCGACGCCGGAACTGCTCTCGCTCTCATGTGACGACTACCTCTACAAACCAGTCGACGGGGCAGCACTCAAGCAGGCAGTCGACCGGGCGATGGCGCTCGGGAACGGCGACCTCCGAGAGGCGGTGTCGCTGACACGGAAGGCACACGCCGTCGAGACGGCCCTGTCGAGGACGGAACTCGAAGGGAGTCCGGCGTTTCGCCACGCCTGCCGACGGCTCCGTGAGTTAGCGAGACCGGAGGTCCTGTGTGAACTCGAACGGGTCGACGCAGACGTTCTCTCCGCGCACCTCGGCCTGATACGGGGGGTCTGCGACGGACCGCAGGCGGCGCGGGCTGACGGCGGACAGGCGGACAGCAGGCGTCCGGAGGCCGGCGACATCAGCCCGTGGAAGTTCCGAGAGGCGGTCGAGAGCGCGGGCCACGCCGTCGTGTTCACGGACACCGACGGCGTCATCGAGTACGTCAATCCGGCGTTCGAAGAGTTGACCGGGTACGCCGAGTCGGAAGTCGTCGGCCACACACCGCGAATCCTCAAGTCGGGTGAACACGACGAGGCCGTCTACGACGATCTGTGGGACACCATCAGTGACGGCGATGTGTGGCGGGGGGAACTGGTCAACGAGCGCCCCGACGGCGAGCGCTACGTCATCGAACAGACGATTGCACCGCTCCCACGAAACGACGAGCCGCATGGATACGTCGCCATCAACACGGACATCACCGAAAAGCGGCGGCGTGAAGCGAAGATAGAGGCGCTGCACGAGGCCACACGGGACCTTCTCAGTGCGGACAGGCCGTCGGCGGTCGCCGCCGAGGTCGGGGCGGCCATCGAGTCGATTCTGGAGTTCCGAATCAACGTGATCCGCGTCCATCGGAACGGGGAGCTACAGCCGTGTCACGTCAACGACAAGGCCGAGCAGTTGCTGTCGGAACGGCCCGTCTACGAAGTCGGCGAGGGGTTCCCCGGCGAGGCCTTCGCGGACCAACAGGCACAGATGTATACGGATATCCGCGACCACGACGGCGGCACGGCGCTCGAACCGGTCGTCTCGTGGCTATATGTCCCAATCGGTGAGTACGGCATCATCAGCGTGGGACAGACGGAGCCGGACGCGTTCGACGAGACCGACCTGAACCTCGTCCAGATAATCGCGAACAACGCCGAGATTGCCCCCCAGCGGCTCCGCAAGGAGCGGGAGCTACAGCGGGAGAACGACCGGCTCGAACGGTTCGCGAGCACCGTCTCACACGACCTCCGAAACCCGCTGCAGGTCGCCAAAGGGACGCTGAGCCAGCTCGACGACTGCACTGCCGGGGTCGACCGGATGCGCCAGGCCCACGAACGGATGGAAGAAGTCATCGAAGGCGTGTTGACCCTGACCCGACAGGGGAATCGCGTCGAGGACCCGTCACCGGTTGATCTCAGTGCGATTGCGCGTGCCTGTTGGACCCACGTCAGCTCCTGTGACACGGAGCTGGTCGTCGAGGTTGACAGCCTCGTCGTTTCCGGGGACGACGCTCGCCTCAAACACCTTTTCGAGAACCTGTTCCGCAACGCCGTCACGCACGGGCAGGCGTCGACTATCCGGGTCGGGGCACTCGACAACGGGTTTTACGTCGCCGACGACGGGGTCGGGATCCCCGCCGAAGAGCGGGACAGTATCTTCGAGAACGGCTACACGACACGTGACGACGGCACGGGGCTCGGCCTGACAATCGTCAAAGAAATTGCGAGCGCGCACGACTGGGACGTGTCTGTAACCGAAAGCGGGACCGGTGGCGCCCGCTTCGAGTTCGTCACCGCCACGCAGTACAGGGATGAGTGAACCAGATGCCGCGTGCTTCAGGGCACTGTTCGAACACACAAACGACGCTGTCGCCGAGGTCGTCGATGACAAGCCGATACTCCGGGCTATGTTGTTCGGCGACGAGCCGATAGCCCACCTCAGGCACAGCACCGGACTGGGACTGGGGCTGACGAAGTGGATACTGGCCTGTAACGGCGGGGACCTCGCCTATGATAGGCATAACGGGCGAACGACGCTCACACTCCGGGTGCCGCTCACCGCGGAGTTCGGTGTCGGCGGCGACGACTGAGACCGGACCTCTCATGGCGACTGACGGGCGCGTGACAGCCGTCCGACGGGTGTTTTTGCCCGTGGCGGTCCTGTCACGGGTATGGCCTCGTCCCGCGATTCAGCACCGCCGTTCGACTCCGGGGACCGGTCGGGTTCCCCGTCACCATCGCCCCGGCAGACGCCCAGCACGATCTATCAGATACAGATCGCGCTGTTGCGCTCACAGGTAGCGACACTGGAAACCGCGCTCGAACAGGAACGCGAACACCGTCAGGCTGTCGTCGATCGGTACGAGCGCCTTCTCCACGGGGAATAGCCCGCGACTAGCTGTCGGAAAATCCGTTGTGTTACTCGTCGCCGAGTTCGACGTAGGTCGTCTCGATGATGCGGCTGTCACCGTTGAGCCGCTCGATGATGTCCTGTGGCGGCTGTTCGTCGAGATTGTAGACAGACAGGGCCTCCCCGCCGATGGTTTCGCGGCCGTTGAACATCCCGGCGATGTTGATGTCGGCCTCGCCCAGCACCGTGCCGATGAAGCCGATGGTGCCCGGCTCGTCACGGTTCCGGACGACCAGCATGTGGCCGTGGGGGACGGCCTCGATACGGTGGTCGTCGATACGGACGATTCGGGGTTCCTCGCCGCCGAACTGAGTCCCACAGACCGAGACGGATTCCTCGCCGTCGGAGACGGTGACGGTGATGAGGCTCTGGTAGTCCTCGGAGGTGCGGGTCTTGGACTCGGTCACGTCGATGCCCCGGTCTTCGGCAATCTGCGGGGCGTTGACGGCGTTGACCTGCAAATCAGAGGGGGCGAACACGCCCTTCAGGGCGCTCGCGGTGACGTACTCTACGTCCTGCTCGGCGATGTCGCCCGCGTAGGTGACCTGCACTTCGGACATGTGCCCGCCGAAAAGCTGGACGGCGATGCGGCCGGCGGTGTCGGCGAGGTCGAGATACGGACCGACCTGCTTGAACGTCGCCTCGTCGAGCGACGGCGCGTTCAGGGCGTTCGCGACGGGCTGGCCGTTGGCCGCGGCGATGATCTGATCGGCCGTGGAGGTGGCGACGTTCTCCTGTGCCGCCTCCGTCGACGCGCCCAGGTGCGGCGTGACGATGATGTCCTCGACGTCGAGCAGCGGGCTGTCCTCGGGGAGGGGTTCCTCGCCGAACACGTCGAGCGCTGCGCCCTTCAGGACGCCGTCCTCGACGGCCTCGGCGAGCGCCGGCTCGTCGATGATGCCGCCGCGGGCGCAGTTGACAACGTAACCGCCCTCGAGTTCGGCGAGTTCCTCCTCGCCGATCATGTTCTCGGTTTCGGGGGTCAGCGGCGTGTGGATAGTGATGAAATCGGACTTGGCGAGGCAGTCTTCGAGGTCGTCGACCAGCTCCGCGCCGAACTGGTCGGCG encodes:
- a CDS encoding DNA-directed DNA polymerase II large subunit, which translates into the protein MREADEQYFETLETQLDAAFDVAERAKERGGDPKPEVEIPTARDMADRVENILGIDGVAERVRELEGQMSREEAALELVEDFVEGTVGDYDSREGKVEGAVRTAVALLTEGVVAAPIEGIDRVELLENDDGTEFINVYYAGPIRSAGGTAQALSVLVADYARALLGIDQYKAREEEIGRYAEEIDLYDKDTGLQYSPKEKETKFIAEHMPIMLDGEATGDEEVSGYRDLERVDSNSPRGGMCLVLAEGIALKAPKIQRYTRNLDEVDWPWLQDLIDGTIGKDEADEGEDSKDADGDGAGDGADDDSRDEADEQAGPPRVEPADKYLRDLIAGRPVFSHPSKAGGFRLRYGRSRNHGFATAGVHPATMHLVDDFLATGTQIKTERPGKAAGVVPVDTIEGPTVRLANGDVRRIDDAEEALAVRNGVEKILDLGEYLVNYGEFVENNHPLAPASYTVEWWEQDLDAAGADVQAMQDSPHIDLADPSAEEAIDWATDYDAPLHPKYTYLWHDVSVDQVCALADAVADAQVAQADGAYADPEMDGTAGDAYSDAGALVLPRSDTVQQTLEHLLVEHTQDEETITVTDWVPLVRTLGFTRTLERDWTRDDLSERALTYGDSESLDAIGVAEDAEREDGQNAIEAINEIAPFQVRERAPTRIGNRMGRPEKSERRDLSPAVHTLSPIGEAGGAQRDVAKATKHADGMSDTPGHVEVEIARRRCPDCGTETHQAGCPDCGGTTEPVYVCPDCEAEVERDESGRAECARCETLASPTQYKVLDLQKAYRDALQNVGERETAFEQLKAVKGLTSEEKVPEPIEKGILRAKHDVSAFKDGTVRYDMTDLPVTAVRASELDVSAERLRGLGYTEDIHGDPLTHDDQLVELKVQDIVLSDGAAEHMLQTARFVDDLLEQYYGLERFYEFDDREDLVGELVFGMAPHTSAATVGRVVGFTSAAVGYAHPYFHAAKRRNCFHPDTRLWYEDENDDWKYGTIAELVEERLDDPEEDDFGTLVQELGGDLTVSSLGENGPCRQPVDAVSKHPAPDHLVRIVVGDRTLRVTPDHTMLRAGSDGLEEVPASDLTAGDELPAYDGGETTTMTAHGEDSTAPTDGAAPTDTVETVEYVESDVDHVYCLTVADTHRVAVEGTYVGQCDGDEDCVMLLMDGLLNFSKSYLPNQRGGQMDAPLVMSSRIDPSEIDDEAHNMDIMDAYPREFYEATREMKDPTEVEDVMKIAEETLGTDREYTEFRHTHDTTNIAAGPDLSAYKTLGSMEDKMDAQLEISRKLRAVVESDVAERIIEYHFLPDLIGNLRAFSRQEVRCLDCGESFRRAPLTGDCRECGGRVNLTVHEGSVNKYIDTAIRVADEFGARDYTKQRLKILERKIESVFENDHNKQSGIADFM
- the serA gene encoding phosphoglycerate dehydrogenase, whose translation is MKVLVTDPIADAGLTRLREAGHDVETAYEVEGDALLDAVADANALIVRSGTEVTEEVFAAAPDLIIVGRAGIGVDNIDIDAATDHGVIVANAPEGNVRAAAEHSVAMAFATARSIPQAHDRLKSGEWAKGEFLGTEVNNKTLGVVGFGRVGQQVAKRLGSLGMDIVTFDPYISQERADQFGAELVDDLEDCLAKSDFITIHTPLTPETENMIGEEELAELEGGYVVNCARGGIIDEPALAEAVEDGVLKGAALDVFGEEPLPEDSPLLDVEDIIVTPHLGASTEAAQENVATSTADQIIAAANGQPVANALNAPSLDEATFKQVGPYLDLADTAGRIAVQLFGGHMSEVQVTYAGDIAEQDVEYVTASALKGVFAPSDLQVNAVNAPQIAEDRGIDVTESKTRTSEDYQSLITVTVSDGEESVSVCGTQFGGEEPRIVRIDDHRIEAVPHGHMLVVRNRDEPGTIGFIGTVLGEADINIAGMFNGRETIGGEALSVYNLDEQPPQDIIERLNGDSRIIETTYVELGDE
- a CDS encoding hybrid sensor histidine kinase/response regulator; translated protein: MDRDVLVVDDAVDPGVYEAGLDPAYSYSLAETVDGIAPSFERADVVVYDHGQPGMGVRELKETVRDAGGSSYVVVVAGAEPTPELLSLSCDDYLYKPVDGAALKQAVDRAMALGNGDLREAVSLTRKAHAVETALSRTELEGSPAFRHACRRLRELARPEVLCELERVDADVLSAHLGLIRGVCDGPQAARADGGQADSRRPEAGDISPWKFREAVESAGHAVVFTDTDGVIEYVNPAFEELTGYAESEVVGHTPRILKSGEHDEAVYDDLWDTISDGDVWRGELVNERPDGERYVIEQTIAPLPRNDEPHGYVAINTDITEKRRREAKIEALHEATRDLLSADRPSAVAAEVGAAIESILEFRINVIRVHRNGELQPCHVNDKAEQLLSERPVYEVGEGFPGEAFADQQAQMYTDIRDHDGGTALEPVVSWLYVPIGEYGIISVGQTEPDAFDETDLNLVQIIANNAEIAPQRLRKERELQRENDRLERFASTVSHDLRNPLQVAKGTLSQLDDCTAGVDRMRQAHERMEEVIEGVLTLTRQGNRVEDPSPVDLSAIARACWTHVSSCDTELVVEVDSLVVSGDDARLKHLFENLFRNAVTHGQASTIRVGALDNGFYVADDGVGIPAEERDSIFENGYTTRDDGTGLGLTIVKEIASAHDWDVSVTESGTGGARFEFVTATQYRDE